In Duganella zoogloeoides, a single genomic region encodes these proteins:
- a CDS encoding GNAT family N-acetyltransferase: MDITSDSPVHSTPLATAYRTMFRQANINDIGAMSQIRLSVTENVLSDPKRITSAMYEDFLEAAGRGWVAESDGKIIAFCYAAKADGSIWALFVRPGHEGQGLAKSLLGLAVNWLFDSGHERVHLSTGANTRADRFYAAQGWERSPVSDTEIAYYLTKPTLM, translated from the coding sequence GTGGACATTACTAGCGACAGCCCAGTGCATTCAACACCGTTGGCTACGGCTTATCGCACCATGTTCCGGCAAGCCAACATCAACGATATTGGCGCAATGTCGCAGATCCGCCTGTCCGTTACGGAAAATGTCCTGTCCGACCCGAAGCGTATTACAAGCGCGATGTACGAGGACTTCCTGGAAGCGGCCGGGCGCGGCTGGGTTGCCGAGAGCGACGGAAAAATTATCGCATTCTGCTACGCTGCCAAGGCGGATGGATCCATCTGGGCATTGTTCGTGCGGCCAGGCCACGAGGGGCAAGGTCTGGCCAAATCCTTGCTCGGCCTAGCCGTCAACTGGCTATTCGACAGCGGCCACGAGCGCGTTCATCTGAGCACTGGCGCCAACACCAGGGCAGACCGATTTTACGCGGCTCAGGGGTGGGAGCGCAGCCCTGTTAGCGACACCGAAATCGCTTATTATTTGACCAAGCCCACCTTGATGTGA
- a CDS encoding MFS transporter, giving the protein MQQTSTAQALPADAVTDPAAVPPTRAAWLAVLSVGIGSFALVTTEFLPVGLLPSIAAELRISEGTAGMMVTLPGIIAAFAAILVTIGIGKTDRRYVIAGLTTTLIVSNLIVAFSDSFTLILLARALLGVGVGGFWAIGGAIGTRLVSAPYAARATSIIFAGVSVGTVAGVPAGALLGEIASWRAAFLATGAVGMVVLVLQLALMPRLPAAGSLTFRQVPELLRIKKARLGMAVTLLVFIGQFSAYTYVTPFLVQVAQLGAGVISALFLAYGVAGFIGNLLGGWLVARSVRRSLMAVGLVIGLSTLALPLAGTSLAGVVLLIVTWGLGFGMMPISVQSWMFKAAPHAMESGGAVFVSTAQVALAGGALVGGIVADHLGVSGVMIAGGAFALAMALVIWRFGDEDGGPSARLAAVH; this is encoded by the coding sequence ATGCAACAGACTTCCACTGCCCAGGCTTTGCCTGCCGATGCCGTAACCGATCCCGCAGCCGTCCCGCCCACCCGCGCCGCCTGGCTGGCCGTGCTGTCGGTCGGCATCGGCTCGTTCGCGCTGGTGACCACCGAGTTTCTGCCGGTCGGCCTGCTGCCGTCGATCGCGGCCGAGCTGCGCATCTCGGAGGGCACGGCCGGCATGATGGTCACCCTGCCCGGCATCATTGCCGCGTTTGCGGCCATCCTGGTCACCATCGGCATCGGCAAGACCGACCGCCGCTACGTGATTGCGGGTCTCACCACCACGCTGATCGTCTCCAACCTGATCGTGGCGTTCAGCGATTCGTTCACCCTGATCCTGCTGGCGCGCGCGTTGCTGGGCGTGGGCGTCGGCGGCTTCTGGGCCATCGGCGGCGCGATCGGCACGCGGCTGGTGTCGGCGCCCTATGCGGCACGGGCGACGTCGATTATTTTTGCCGGCGTCTCGGTCGGCACGGTGGCCGGGGTGCCGGCTGGCGCGCTGCTGGGCGAGATCGCCAGCTGGCGCGCGGCCTTTCTCGCCACCGGCGCGGTCGGCATGGTGGTGCTGGTGCTGCAACTGGCTCTGATGCCCCGCCTGCCGGCGGCCGGCTCGCTGACATTCCGCCAGGTGCCGGAACTATTGCGCATCAAGAAGGCGCGCCTGGGCATGGCGGTGACCTTGCTGGTATTTATCGGCCAGTTCTCGGCCTACACGTATGTGACGCCATTCCTGGTGCAGGTGGCGCAGCTCGGTGCGGGGGTGATCAGCGCGCTGTTCCTGGCCTACGGCGTGGCGGGCTTCATCGGCAACCTGCTCGGCGGCTGGCTGGTGGCGCGCAGCGTGCGGCGCTCGTTGATGGCAGTGGGACTGGTGATCGGACTCTCGACCCTGGCGCTGCCACTGGCGGGCACGTCGCTGGCGGGCGTAGTGCTTCTGATCGTGACCTGGGGACTGGGCTTCGGCATGATGCCGATCTCGGTGCAGAGCTGGATGTTCAAGGCGGCGCCGCATGCGATGGAGAGTGGCGGCGCGGTGTTCGTTTCGACGGCGCAGGTGGCGCTGGCGGGCGGCGCGCTGGTCGGCGGCATCGTGGCCGATCACCTGGGGGTATCGGGCGTGATGATTGCTGGCGGTGCGTTTGCGCTGGCGATGGCGCTGGTGATCTGGCGCTTCGGGGACGAGGATGGCGGGCCGTCGGCGAGGCTGGCGGCGGTACATTGA
- a CDS encoding DUF695 domain-containing protein, with amino-acid sequence MMNSKIETPGHIVRTLKDGLPILWTYVPEMPDVDTRTAMPWLTVVGWKYDGAAGQGMPGSQENQHILKLEAALANVELGGFCMEVYRRIGAGLREFVLYIHDRDQFMHEFNRCVAGHPRYPIAINFYRDEAWSELQDLIDDFEAAAPANQGSASPAIA; translated from the coding sequence ATGATGAACAGCAAAATTGAGACGCCTGGACATATTGTTCGCACCTTAAAGGACGGCCTGCCGATTCTCTGGACGTATGTTCCGGAGATGCCGGATGTCGATACCCGGACCGCCATGCCCTGGCTGACAGTGGTTGGATGGAAATACGACGGCGCGGCCGGACAAGGCATGCCCGGCTCGCAAGAAAACCAGCATATATTAAAGCTCGAGGCGGCGCTTGCGAACGTCGAGCTTGGCGGATTTTGCATGGAAGTCTATCGCCGGATCGGCGCCGGTCTCAGGGAGTTCGTGCTTTATATCCATGATCGTGACCAGTTCATGCACGAATTCAATCGCTGCGTTGCGGGACATCCGCGCTATCCGATCGCGATCAATTTTTACCGGGACGAAGCCTGGTCCGAGCTTCAAGACCTGATCGACGACTTCGAGGCAGCGGCGCCCGCAAATCAGGGTAGCGCCTCCCCAGCGATTGCATGA
- a CDS encoding TetR/AcrR family transcriptional regulator → MKESASTTRKTGRPRTFDADTALDKAMKVFWEKGYEGSSLPELTEAMGMNRPSLYAVFGNKENLFRLALERYGATHDPLFNAALQLPTARAVVEHFLRGNADAQTEADNPQGCLVINGALACSDDALPIRASLIERRALSEARLKQRLEQARDEGDLPADCCPGQMARYVMTVSNGMAVQSAAGASRQQLQEVVDHVLRGWPAGNGIPYLRQNR, encoded by the coding sequence ATGAAAGAATCCGCATCCACCACCCGCAAGACCGGACGCCCGCGAACCTTCGACGCCGATACGGCGCTCGATAAGGCAATGAAGGTATTCTGGGAAAAAGGCTACGAAGGCAGCTCCTTGCCCGAGCTGACCGAAGCGATGGGTATGAACCGGCCGAGCCTGTATGCCGTGTTCGGCAACAAGGAAAACCTGTTTCGCCTGGCGCTGGAGCGTTACGGCGCCACCCACGATCCGCTGTTCAACGCCGCCTTGCAGCTGCCGACCGCGCGCGCCGTGGTCGAGCATTTTTTACGCGGCAATGCCGATGCCCAGACCGAAGCCGACAACCCGCAAGGCTGCCTGGTGATCAACGGCGCGCTGGCGTGCAGTGACGACGCGCTACCGATCCGCGCCTCGTTGATCGAGCGCCGGGCCCTGAGCGAAGCGCGGTTGAAGCAGCGCCTGGAGCAGGCGCGGGACGAGGGCGACTTGCCGGCCGACTGCTGCCCGGGCCAGATGGCGCGCTACGTGATGACGGTATCGAACGGCATGGCCGTGCAATCTGCCGCCGGCGCCTCGCGCCAGCAGTTGCAGGAAGTGGTGGATCATGTGTTGCGGGGTTGGCCGGCTGGTAATGGGATTCCATATCTGCGCCAAAACAGGTAA
- a CDS encoding diacylglycerol/lipid kinase family protein gives MINLTHAMTATAAPPDATFFIALNAGSGHSETDERRSTIETVLRQAGRKFELTMIDEPGTIDDIAARLAQQAADSGGVLVAAGGDGTINAVARQAVAHGCQFGVLPQGTFNYFGRTHGIPEDLSEAVHALLAARVHPVQVGVINDRVFLVNASIGLYPKMLEEREADKKQFGRSRLVAALSALKTLLSPHQRLRLVLQIDGKPQRLRTATFFVGNNRLQMEQIGIPPLSDALEDGRLAAVAPRTKGKLGMLWLMLHGALGRMGRLNQADELTTFSFKQMEVQVRSLSRRRQVKVATDGEITMMDNPLEIHVMDEQLLLLKPEPKPAAAQ, from the coding sequence ATGATCAACCTGACCCACGCCATGACAGCTACCGCTGCCCCGCCCGACGCCACTTTTTTCATCGCCCTCAATGCCGGTTCCGGCCATTCGGAGACCGACGAACGCCGCTCCACCATCGAGACCGTTCTGCGTCAGGCCGGCCGCAAATTCGAACTGACCATGATCGACGAGCCCGGCACCATTGACGACATCGCCGCCCGGCTGGCGCAGCAGGCGGCCGACAGCGGCGGCGTGCTGGTGGCTGCCGGCGGCGACGGCACGATCAACGCGGTGGCGCGGCAGGCGGTGGCGCATGGTTGCCAGTTCGGCGTGCTGCCGCAGGGAACCTTCAATTATTTTGGCCGCACCCACGGCATCCCCGAAGACTTGAGCGAGGCGGTGCACGCGCTGCTGGCCGCGCGCGTGCATCCGGTGCAGGTGGGGGTGATCAACGACCGCGTATTCCTGGTCAACGCCAGCATCGGCCTGTATCCGAAAATGCTGGAAGAGCGCGAGGCGGACAAGAAGCAGTTCGGCCGCAGCCGGCTGGTAGCGGCGCTCTCGGCCCTGAAGACGCTGCTCAGTCCTCATCAACGATTGCGGCTGGTGCTACAGATCGACGGCAAGCCGCAACGCCTGCGTACCGCCACTTTTTTCGTCGGTAACAACCGCCTGCAAATGGAGCAGATCGGTATTCCCCCGCTGAGCGACGCGCTCGAAGACGGCCGCCTGGCGGCTGTGGCGCCGCGTACCAAGGGCAAGCTGGGCATGTTATGGCTGATGCTGCACGGCGCGCTGGGCCGGATGGGGCGGCTGAACCAGGCGGACGAGCTGACCACCTTCAGCTTCAAGCAGATGGAAGTGCAAGTGCGCAGCCTGTCGCGGCGGCGCCAGGTCAAGGTCGCCACCGACGGCGAGATCACCATGATGGACAACCCGCTGGAAATCCACGTGATGGATGAACAGTTGCTGTTGTTAAAGCCAGAACCCAAGCCGGCCGCCGCCCAGTAA